The following nucleotide sequence is from Saccharothrix texasensis.
CCGACTTGTAGTTGTACAGCGACGGGACGGCCATGCCGGACTGGGGCTGCGCCGTGACGCCGCCGTCGGTGACCAGCGCGTAGGACATCCGGTAGAACGGGACGAACCACGCGTCGTCCACGAGGTGGCGGTTGAGGTCCCGCGCGGCGTCCTCGGCTTCGCCCTCCGCCGCGGCCTGGATCTTCGGCACCAGCGCCCGCACCGTGTCGTCGGAGTAGCCGAACAGGTTGAACGTCCCCGGCAGCACGAGGTCCTTGACGACCAGCCAGTCGTCGGCGGACTGGCCGAGGTTCATCACGAACCCGGAGAACTCGCGGTCGGAGAAGATCCGGCGCAGCGCGTCGCCCTGGTCGACGTCGACCCACGTGAGGGTGATGCCCACGTCGGCGAGGTCGGACCGCAGCGACGAGGCGATGGCCTCCGTGACGATGGAGGACATGCGCGGCATCTTCAGCTCGAAGCCGTCCGCGTGCCCGGCCTCCGCGAGCAGCCGCTTGGCCTTCTCCGGGTCGTGCGCGTAGAAGGAGTCCAGCTCTTCCTGGTAGCCGGCGGTGTCCGTGCCGAAGACCTGGCTGGTGACCGCGCCCTTGCCCCGGCGGATCTGGTCGAGCATCGTCTGGCGGTCGATCGCGTGGTTGAGCGCCTGGCGCACGCGTGCGTCGGCGAGTTCGGGGGTGAGCTTGCCCGCTCGGTCGAACAGCAGGATGCCCTGGTAGTCGAAGTCGATCGGGGTGCTGGTGAGGCCTGCGGCGCCGTCGAGGCTCGACTGCTGGTTGGCGTCCTGGATGACGGCCGTGTCGACCTGACCGGTCTTGAGGCCGTTGACGATGGCGGTCTCGTTGTCGAACACCGTCATGGTGACACCGTCGAACGGCAGGCGCTCGCCCCAGTAGCCCTCGGCGCGGCGGAAGACCCACTTCGTCCCGACGACGGTCTGGGCGCTGTCCAACTCGTACGGTCCCGTGCCGTCGGGGGTGGTCTTGAGCTTCTCCGCGTCGGCGAACGCGGCGGGGTTGGCCATGAGGCCCGCCGCGTCGGACAGGTAGTGGGGGTAGGCGGGGTCGGGCGCGTCCAGGTGCAGCACGACGTGGGTGGCATCGACGACCTCGACCTGCTGGAGGCCGGAGAACCACTTCGCGTTCGCGCCGGTGCTCGCCTTGAAGCGCTCCAGGTTCGCCTTGACCGCCGCCGCGTCGAAGGCCGAGCCGTCGTCGAACCTCACGTCGTCCCGCAAGGTCAGCGACAGCTCCGTCCGGCCCGGGTCCCACGTCCACGAGGTGGCGAGCATGGGGCTGTAAGCGCCGTCGGGCTCGCGCTTGAGCAGCGAGTCGTAAGCGGCCTGGAAGAAGGGCAGCGCGCCGCCGATCGCGGTGACCGGGTCGAGGCTCTGCGGGATCGTCATCGTGGCGATGTCGAGCGTCGGGTCGCTCTGCCCCGCGACCCCGCCGCCCGCCGCGGAGCACCCGGTCAGCGCCAAGGCGACCGCCACCGCGCCCGCTGTCCCGACGGTGGGAAACCTGCGGATCCTCATGGGCAACTCCTGTCTGCGTGCCGGGCTTCGTCGCCCGTTCACCAGGCCTGATCGGTCCGGCGAGCTAGAACTCACCATGTGGTAAGTTTTACGGGCCACATGGTAGGCACATCGGCGGGGACGATGTCCAGACCACTTTGATAACGGCGCGAGGAGACACGATGGCGAGTGCAGGACCCGACCGCGTGAAGAGCGGCTCGCCGATCCCCGCCAAGCGGTACACGAAGGGCGAGCGCACCAAGGAGCGGATCACCGACGCCGCCGCGGAGCTGTTCGCCAAGTCCGGCTACCTCGCGGTGTCGCTGCGCGACATCGCCGCCGCGTCCGGGCTGACCCACGCCGGCGCCCTGCACCACTTCCCGGGCGGCAAGGACGAGCTGCTCATGCGGGTGCTCGAGCGACGCGACCAGATCGACGCCGACGTCCTGTTCGACGAGCACCTCGACGCGTGGGACCACCTCGACCAGCTGCTCCACATCGTCGAGCGCAACGCCATGACACCCGGTCTGGTCGCGCTGTACGCCAAGCTGTCCAACGAGGCCGGCGATCCCGAGCACCCGGCCCACCGGTACTTCCTGCGCCGCTACGAGATCCTCCGCGAGCACTTCGCGACCATCCTCGGCGAGGCGGTCGACGGCCTGCTCGACCCGGATTCGGCGGCGCAGCAGCTCCTCGCGCTCCTCGACGGGTTGCAGACGCAGTGGATGCTCGCCCCGGACGTGATCGACATGCGCGGTCGCCTGCTCGACTTCCTGTCCCTGCTCGGCGTCGACACGACCCGCTGGAAGTCGGGCTGACCCCCGGAAGACCGAAATCCCCCCGTCACGCTCACCGATGAGGAGACCGCCCACCATGGCCGACCACGAGGCCGAGCGCCCACCGCTCGCGCTCAAGGCATCGCTCACCTCGGGCAGCGACACCTGGCACTCGACCGGGGCTCCGGGCCTCGTGCGACCGTTCCTGCTCGCCGACGGGCCCCACGGCGTGCGCCGCCAAGGCGAGGGCGGTGACGCCCTCGGCATCGGGACGAGCGTCCCGGCCACGTGCTTCCCGCCCGCGGTGGCGCTCGGGTCCACGTGGGACACCGCGTTGGTCCGCCGGGTGGGCGCGGCCCTGGGCCGCGAGGCCGCCGCGCTGGAAGTGGACGTCATCCTCGGTCCGGGCATGAACATCAAGCGCTCACCGCTGGGCGGACGCAACTTCGAGTACCTGTCCGAGGACCCGCACCTGACGGGACGGCTCGCCGCCGCCTACGTCGAGGGCGTCCAGTCCAGCGGTGTCGGCGCGTGCGTCAAGCACTTCGCGGTCAACAACCAGGAGACCGACCGCATGCGGGTCTCCGCGGAGGTCGACCAACGGGCGCTGCGGGAGGTCTACCTCCGCCCGTTCGAGCACGTGGTGCGGACCGCGCGCCCGGCGATGGTGATGAGCGCGTACAACTCGGTCAACGGCGTCGCGGCGAGCGAGAACCCGTGGCTGCTCACACGAGTGCTGCGCGAGGAGTGGGGTTTCGACGGTGTCGTCGTCTCCGACTGGGGCGCGGTGAACGACCGGGTCGCCGCGCTGCGGGCGGGACTGGACCTGGAGATGCCGCCCACCGGCACGGACGCGGAGGTCGT
It contains:
- a CDS encoding ABC transporter substrate-binding protein, which encodes MRIRRFPTVGTAGAVAVALALTGCSAAGGGVAGQSDPTLDIATMTIPQSLDPVTAIGGALPFFQAAYDSLLKREPDGAYSPMLATSWTWDPGRTELSLTLRDDVRFDDGSAFDAAAVKANLERFKASTGANAKWFSGLQQVEVVDATHVVLHLDAPDPAYPHYLSDAAGLMANPAAFADAEKLKTTPDGTGPYELDSAQTVVGTKWVFRRAEGYWGERLPFDGVTMTVFDNETAIVNGLKTGQVDTAVIQDANQQSSLDGAAGLTSTPIDFDYQGILLFDRAGKLTPELADARVRQALNHAIDRQTMLDQIRRGKGAVTSQVFGTDTAGYQEELDSFYAHDPEKAKRLLAEAGHADGFELKMPRMSSIVTEAIASSLRSDLADVGITLTWVDVDQGDALRRIFSDREFSGFVMNLGQSADDWLVVKDLVLPGTFNLFGYSDDTVRALVPKIQAAAEGEAEDAARDLNRHLVDDAWFVPFYRMSYALVTDGGVTAQPQSGMAVPSLYNYKSVG
- a CDS encoding TetR/AcrR family transcriptional regulator encodes the protein MASAGPDRVKSGSPIPAKRYTKGERTKERITDAAAELFAKSGYLAVSLRDIAAASGLTHAGALHHFPGGKDELLMRVLERRDQIDADVLFDEHLDAWDHLDQLLHIVERNAMTPGLVALYAKLSNEAGDPEHPAHRYFLRRYEILREHFATILGEAVDGLLDPDSAAQQLLALLDGLQTQWMLAPDVIDMRGRLLDFLSLLGVDTTRWKSG